One part of the Leucobacter triazinivorans genome encodes these proteins:
- a CDS encoding thiamine-binding protein, whose protein sequence is MILAFSVAPSGGGNPDGSVSEAVAAAVGVVRESGLPHRTSSMFTEIEGEWDEVFAVVKRATEAVLPYGSRVSLVMKADIRPGYEGELDGKLERLEAAIDRTGA, encoded by the coding sequence ATGATCCTCGCATTTTCTGTGGCGCCGAGCGGCGGCGGTAATCCTGACGGCTCGGTGTCCGAGGCCGTCGCGGCGGCCGTCGGAGTGGTGCGAGAGTCGGGTCTGCCGCACCGCACGAGCAGCATGTTCACCGAGATCGAGGGCGAGTGGGACGAGGTCTTCGCCGTGGTGAAGCGCGCGACCGAGGCGGTGCTGCCGTACGGATCCCGAGTATCGCTCGTGATGAAGGCCGACATCCGCCCCGGATATGAGGGCGAGCTCGACGGGAAGCTGGAGCGGCTCGAGGCTGCGATCGACCGCACCGGCGCGTAG
- a CDS encoding type II toxin-antitoxin system ParD family antitoxin, whose product MAQNTSISLDSHFSDFLSREVSSGRYRSASEVIRAGLRLLEDQETRLAALRAALVAGEESGEAEPFDFDAFVAAKKA is encoded by the coding sequence ATGGCTCAGAACACCTCGATCAGCTTGGATTCGCACTTCTCGGACTTCCTCTCACGCGAGGTCTCCTCCGGCCGCTACCGGTCCGCCAGTGAGGTCATCCGCGCAGGGCTCCGGCTGCTGGAGGACCAGGAGACTCGGCTGGCGGCTCTGCGCGCCGCCCTCGTCGCCGGCGAGGAGAGCGGAGAGGCTGAGCCCTTCGACTTCGACGCGTTCGTCGCGGCGAAGAAGGCATGA
- a CDS encoding type II toxin-antitoxin system RelE/ParE family toxin — translation MTGYRLTPAARRDLSSIWDFTRESWDVRQAETYVIEIRAAIERIADDPGRGRACDEIREGYRRYGIGSHLLFYIERGEGVDVIRILHQRMDPTRHL, via the coding sequence ATGACCGGCTACCGTCTCACTCCTGCCGCCCGACGCGACCTCTCCTCCATATGGGATTTCACCCGGGAGAGCTGGGACGTGCGCCAGGCCGAGACCTATGTGATCGAGATCCGGGCCGCGATAGAGCGCATCGCCGACGACCCCGGACGGGGCCGTGCCTGCGATGAGATCCGCGAGGGCTACCGCCGATACGGCATCGGCAGTCACCTGCTCTTCTACATCGAGCGAGGGGAAGGCGTGGACGTGATCCGGATCCTGCACCAGCGCATGGACCCGACGCGGCACCTGTGA